The genomic region GACCGGATTCAGTTATTGGGAAGGGGCCGTAAAAGTTCGGGGAACACGCGCCGGAAAAACGGTTCAAGGAACGGGATATTTAGAACTGAAGGGAAATCGAAATTAAATTTTAAGAACGATTCGATTCAATTCTCTTAACAATTAAGATTCTTTTTTGAAAAAGACTTTGTCTTAGGATTCGTTTCCTTGAAACTGTTTTCCGAGAACTCTGAACGAGATGAAAAAATATTTCCTAAAACGATTTCTTCTCATCATACCCACGCTGTTGGGCATGACGTTCATAGTTTTTTTAATTTCTCACTTCGCGCCGGGCGGTCCGCTGGAAACGGAAATCGCAAAAATTCGAGGTTACGCAAATTCGCAGGGCGGAAGCGCGAAAACGATTTCGGAAGAGGAAATCGACCTCATCAAAAAAAGATTACACTTGGACAAGCCGGTAGGAATCGCATATCTTTATTGGCTTAAAGAAATTCTCACCTTCAACTTGGGAGAATCCAGACTTCACACAAGAGAAGTATCCGATCTGATTCTGGAAAAACTTCCGGTATCATTGACCTTCGGACTTTCCGGATTTTTACTTTCTTATCTCATCTGTATTCCGCTCGGAATTTCAAAGGCTTTAAAAAACGGAGAACGGTTCGACATCGCTTCGAGCGGAATCATCTTGATCACGTATTCGATTCCGGTATTCGCACTTTCCGTTTTACTTCTTTATACGTTCGCTTCGGGAGAATTGCTTTCGATCTTTCCGTTGGGCCACGAAGTTTCGGACGAATACGAATCCTTGTCTTCTTGGGAAAAAGTAGTCGATCGAATCGAACATATGTTTCTTCCCGTGATCTGTTACGTTTCCGGTTCCTTTGCCGTTCTTACCTTGTTGATGAAAAATTCTCTCTTGGATCAGATCTCGAAAGAATACGTTCGCACCGCGCTTTCGAAAGGATTCAGTTTTAAGGAAGCGATCTTCAAACATGCGTTTCGAAATTCTTTGATTCCGATCGCGACCGGGTTCGGCAGCAATTTAAGTTTGATCTTTGCGGGTTCGCTCGTGATCGAACTCGTATTCAACATCGACGGAATGGGGCTCTTGAGTTTTCAAGCCGTGACCGAAAGAGATACGGATTTGATGATGGGACTTTTACTCGTACAAAGTCTTTTGTCCTTAACCGGAAATATTCTCTCCGATTTTTGTTACGTTCTCATCGATCCGAGGATTCAGTTCGAATGATTCTCAGTCCGATTTTTGTAAAACGGTTTCAAAAGTTCAAAGCCAACAAAAGGGCTTGGTACTCGTTAATCATATTATTGATTTCTTATTCGATTTCACTTTTCGCTCCTTTGATCGCCACCAACCAACCTTTGATCGTAAGTTATCAAGACAAATGGCGGTTTCCCATTTTTTCGTTTTATCCCGAATCCGAGTTCGGAGGGGAGAATTTAACTCCGCCGAATTACAAAAAATTAGCGCAAAGAGAAGACTTCGTTTCCGGTTCCAACTGGATGCTTTTCGCTCCCGTTCCGTACGGATACAACGAGGATAATCTCGAAAGTTTGGAAGAAGGCGAAACGCCTCCTTCTTCTCCCAATCGCAAACACTGGCTCGGAACCGACGATCGGGGTCGCGACGTTTTCACGAGAGTTTTTTACGCGTATCGAAACGCTCTCAGCTTCGGGCTTATATTAGTATTTCTTGAATTAGCTATGGGAACCTTGATCGGAGGAGTTCAGGGTTATTTCGGAGGAAAGACGGATATTCTCATGCAGAGAATCATAGAAATTCTTTCCGCGATTCCGTTTTTATATTTGATCCTGATCGTGGGCGCGTTTTTCGGAAGAGGATTTACGGTTCTTTTGATCACGTACGGCGCTTTGAGTTGGATCGGAATTTCGTATTATATGCGCGGAGAATTCTACAAACTCAAACAACTTACTTACGTCGATTCCGCGAAGGCCTTGGGAGTCAGTTCGTTTCGAATCATGCTTCGTCATATTCTTCCCAACGCGATCACACCGCTCGTTACATTCTTACCTTTTACTTTGATCGGATCGATTTCGATTTTAAGCGCGTTGGACTTTCTCGGTTACGGAATTCCCGCGCCGAATCCTTCTTGGGGAGAAATGATCGGACAAGGAAGAGAACGTCTCAGCGCGTGGTGGTTGATCACGTTTCCTTCGAGCGCTTTGTTTCTTACGATCTTGTTGACTTCGTTTATCGGAGAAGGTCTGCGCGATTCTTTCGATTCCAGAGAAAAGGCGGTGTATGAATGAACGCGCCTCTTCTTCAGGTTAAGAATTTTTCGTTGGATCTTCATTCCGAAAGTAAATGGCTTCCAGTTTTGCAGAACTTAAACTTCGAAATCAGAAAGGGTGAAATTCTTTCTTTGATCGGAGAATCGGGATGCGGCAAATCCCTTACTTCTCTCGCGTTGACGCGATTGATTCCATCGAATATATCCAAAGTAAAGTCCGGAGAAATCTTATATCAAGGAAAGGATCTTCTAAAACTTTCTTCGGAAGAATTGAGAAAGGTCCGAGGAAAAGAAATCGCTTATATCTTTCAGGAACCGTTCGCGGCTCTCAATCCGTTGCTGAAAATCCAGGAACAAATGATCGAAGCGTATCTGATGCACGTTTCTCAAAACCGTAAGGAGGCGATCGAAAAGGCGGAGTTTCTTCTTTCCTCGGTCGGCATCACGGATATTAAAGAAAGATTATATTCTTATCCGAATCAGATGAGCGGAGGAATTCTGCAAAGAATCAGCATCGCGATGGCTCTGATGTGCGATCCGAGTCTTCTGATTGCCGACGAACCTACGAGCGCGATCGACGTGACGATTCAAGCGCAGTTGGTCGAACTTCTTTTGAATCTGCAAAAACAAAACGGGATGTCCATTCTTTTTATATCGCACGACTTCGGTTTAGTGGGAACGATCGCGGATCGAATCGCGGTGATGTACGCCGGAAGAATCGCCGAACTCGGAGATACGGATTCGGTGATCGATTCGCCGAATCATCCTTATACGGTAGATTTGCTTCGATCCATTCCTTCTCTTGCGAAAACCGTCGAGGATTTACAACCGATTCACGGAATCGTACCTTCGCCCGATCAATATCCGATCGGATGTCATTATTCTACTCGTTGCAAATCCGTATTCAATTCTTGCAAAGAAAGTAAACCGGAACTGTTTACTATAAAGTCCGAAGGAGAACCGCATCTTTCGGCGTGTTTCCTCGCAAAAAATCGGGAATCAATTTAATACGACATGATCCGCATTCAAGATTTAACAATCAGTTATTATACGAAATCCGGATTCGGATTTAAAAAAAATCGGATCGCCGCAGTGGACGGAATCAATCTTGAAATCGGAAGCAACGAGATTCTCGGTTTAGTGGGAGAATCCGGTTGCGGCAAATCCACGTTGGGAAGAGGTCTCGTAAAACTATTAAAACCGGAATCGGGATCGATTCACTTTGAAGACCGCGAAATCACATCCCTTTCCTCCTCGGAATTTTTTCCGTTTAGAAAGAATCTTCAGATCATCTTTCAAGATCCGTATTCTTCCCTAAACCCGAGAATGACGATCGCGGAAATTCTGATGGAAGGTTTGGAAATTCACGAAAAACTTTCCATCGAAGAAGCGGAAAAAAAGATCAAAGAAATCTTGGAACGAGTGAATTTATCCGCGGATATTCTTACGCGATTTCCGCACGAATTTTCCGGAGGACAAAGACAAAGAATCGCGATCGCGCGGGCCTTGATTTTAAAACCTAAGTTCGTCATCTGCGACGAATCGGTTTCGGCTCTCGACGTTTCCACGGGAACTCAAGTTTTAAAACTTTTGGTCGAATTAAAAAACGAATTCGGTCTTTCATATTTGTTTATCTCGCACGATCTCGGTGTGGTAAAATCTATCTCGGATAGGATCGCCGTTATGTATTTGGGTAAAATCGTCGAACTCGGCGCTACTAAAGAAATTATTTCCAAACCGGCCCACCCGTATACGAGAGCCCTTTTTCAATCCACGTTCGACGTCTACGACAGAAAAAAGGTAAGAATCCCGCTCAAAGGAGAAATCCCGAGCGTAGTAAACAAACCTTCCGGTTGTCATTTCCATACCCGATGCCCGATCGCGCAGGATCTCTGCAAATCCGAGGTTCCGGTTTGGAAAGAAGTCGGAGCCGGCCAAAAGGTACTCTGTCATTTTCCGTTGGATCGGTAAAAATGAAATCCCTGAAAAGCATTCAAGAATTCTTATATAGCAACCGCATCAAGTTTCTTGCGATCCTTTTGTTTCAGGTTCTCGCGCTCGCTCTTTTTACTTTGCTTCCGATTCTTTCCCGTCAGGATTTTTATAAGGACTTCATTCTTACCGAAATCGAAAAGGAAACCGGTCTTGAGGTTCAGGTGGAATCTTCGGATCTCATTCTCTTTCCGTTTCCCGGAATCGAACTCAACCGGGTTCAAGTTCAAAAGGGAGATTTGATCGTAGGAATCAGCGATCAGATTAAGATCGATATTTCCTGGTTCGGTTTGCTTGGACAAAAAGTGGAGATCCGCGATATTTATATCTCGGGCGGAAAAATCAATCTTCACAAACATAAAGATGGTTCGATCGACGTAATCGAATTTCTTCAAAAGGGAAAGGAAAACGAAGAAGAACATAAATCGCAAACGATCCGTATTTTCGATCCCGATTCTCCGTCGAACGGCGCTTCTCTCAACCCGAAAGAAATTCTAAAGATAGGATTGAAGAACGTTCAAGTGGAGAATTTTTACGTTCACTATCAAGACGACGTCCACGATCGCACGTACGGAATTTATCTTTGGAATTCTTCGCTCGGTATTTCTTTTTACGGAAATACTTTGGATCTGACCTTACAAGGAAAACTCGACGGTCAAAGTTTTCAGATTTACGGCAACGCGGGTTTGGATGAATTCCCCACCACTCTTGAAAAACTGCAATTTCAACTTACGGTCATCTTTGATAACTGTTCTCTTTCGATTTTTAGAGATCTTCTGTTTATATTTCCGAACGCGGATTTCTCCAAAACGATCTTTAACGGAACGGTTAAGATCACCAAAGCGGTCAACAGCACGATTAATTTTAACGTGATCGCACAAGCGAAGAACTTCGCGTACAAAGGCGGGACCCCGTTCGGCGATCTCAAGATCAGTATGGAAATGAGATTGGACATTCCGAGTAAAAAACTGGAGTTTCCGTACATCA from Leptospira kmetyi serovar Malaysia str. Bejo-Iso9 harbors:
- a CDS encoding ABC transporter permease subunit — encoded protein: MKKYFLKRFLLIIPTLLGMTFIVFLISHFAPGGPLETEIAKIRGYANSQGGSAKTISEEEIDLIKKRLHLDKPVGIAYLYWLKEILTFNLGESRLHTREVSDLILEKLPVSLTFGLSGFLLSYLICIPLGISKALKNGERFDIASSGIILITYSIPVFALSVLLLYTFASGELLSIFPLGHEVSDEYESLSSWEKVVDRIEHMFLPVICYVSGSFAVLTLLMKNSLLDQISKEYVRTALSKGFSFKEAIFKHAFRNSLIPIATGFGSNLSLIFAGSLVIELVFNIDGMGLLSFQAVTERDTDLMMGLLLVQSLLSLTGNILSDFCYVLIDPRIQFE
- a CDS encoding ABC transporter permease; protein product: MILSPIFVKRFQKFKANKRAWYSLIILLISYSISLFAPLIATNQPLIVSYQDKWRFPIFSFYPESEFGGENLTPPNYKKLAQREDFVSGSNWMLFAPVPYGYNEDNLESLEEGETPPSSPNRKHWLGTDDRGRDVFTRVFYAYRNALSFGLILVFLELAMGTLIGGVQGYFGGKTDILMQRIIEILSAIPFLYLILIVGAFFGRGFTVLLITYGALSWIGISYYMRGEFYKLKQLTYVDSAKALGVSSFRIMLRHILPNAITPLVTFLPFTLIGSISILSALDFLGYGIPAPNPSWGEMIGQGRERLSAWWLITFPSSALFLTILLTSFIGEGLRDSFDSREKAVYE
- a CDS encoding ABC transporter ATP-binding protein, translating into MNAPLLQVKNFSLDLHSESKWLPVLQNLNFEIRKGEILSLIGESGCGKSLTSLALTRLIPSNISKVKSGEILYQGKDLLKLSSEELRKVRGKEIAYIFQEPFAALNPLLKIQEQMIEAYLMHVSQNRKEAIEKAEFLLSSVGITDIKERLYSYPNQMSGGILQRISIAMALMCDPSLLIADEPTSAIDVTIQAQLVELLLNLQKQNGMSILFISHDFGLVGTIADRIAVMYAGRIAELGDTDSVIDSPNHPYTVDLLRSIPSLAKTVEDLQPIHGIVPSPDQYPIGCHYSTRCKSVFNSCKESKPELFTIKSEGEPHLSACFLAKNRESI
- a CDS encoding ABC transporter ATP-binding protein, with protein sequence MIRIQDLTISYYTKSGFGFKKNRIAAVDGINLEIGSNEILGLVGESGCGKSTLGRGLVKLLKPESGSIHFEDREITSLSSSEFFPFRKNLQIIFQDPYSSLNPRMTIAEILMEGLEIHEKLSIEEAEKKIKEILERVNLSADILTRFPHEFSGGQRQRIAIARALILKPKFVICDESVSALDVSTGTQVLKLLVELKNEFGLSYLFISHDLGVVKSISDRIAVMYLGKIVELGATKEIISKPAHPYTRALFQSTFDVYDRKKVRIPLKGEIPSVVNKPSGCHFHTRCPIAQDLCKSEVPVWKEVGAGQKVLCHFPLDR